DNA from Pelodiscus sinensis isolate JC-2024 chromosome 1, ASM4963464v1, whole genome shotgun sequence:
ccaaccatcGGATTCTATGTTTAGGAATTATTGACACATAAAATATGGACTTTTCATTAGTAGGGCCAGTGGTTAATTATTAATTTCTCTAAATAATGGAAGTGACTTTTCTATCTATAgcttttagcagagggttggaTTAATGATTCCTAaggactcttccagccctaggagtctataaACCAATGTGCTTCACCAATGAAAGGGGCATCTGGTAGAGCATGTGATGTCTCCTGTTAACATCATCTCTCTATCCAGGTGCTGTGATCATCACCCTATATCCTGGGCATGTAAAGGAAGACATTGTTGATGTAGAAGCTATCATTCTGCCTCCAACTTGAATGCTGTCTTCCTAGCTCCATGTCATATTCCAACACAACCGagttcaccaacccctccaccttcatcctgcagggcatTCCTGGTCTGGAGATGatccatgtctggatctccatccccttcaccACCATGTATGCCATAGCtgtcttggggaacttcaccatcctgttcattgtgaagacagagccaagcctccatgagcccatgtactatttcctctgcatgctgtcTGTCACCGACCTGGTTCTTACCACATCTACCCTGCCCAAAATGCTCtcaatcttctggttcaattccagggagatcaagTTCAGTGCTTGCCTCACCCAGCTGTTCTTCATTCACTGGTTTGCAGCTATTGAGTCTGGGATATTGGCCGCCATGGCGTTGGATcggtacgtggccatctgccatcccctgagacattccaccatcctgacacaCCCTGTGGTGGCCAAGATTggcctggccgtggtgctgcgcAGTTGCATGGAGTCCCTGCCTTACCCCTTCCTGGTGAGGCAGTGGTCATACTGCAAAACCAACATCATCGCTCAGCCCTATTGCACACACATAAGTGTGGTGAGATTGGCCTGTGGCGACACCCGCGTCAGTAGTTACTATGGGCTCTTTGGGTTGTTCTGTGTCTTGGGTCTGGATGCAATATTTATTGCCATTTCCTACatgcagatcctcagggccatcttcagactccccacaaaggaagcccggctcaagacttttttGACCTGTGGCTCACACATCAGTGTCATCATAATCTTTTATATCCCAACGCTTTTCTCCTCCCTCATGTACCGTTTTGGACAGAACTTTCCCCTGCATGTCCATGTTCTCATTGGCAGCATGTACCTCTTGCtgccccccatgctaaaccccatcatctacgggctGAAGACCAAACAGATCTCGGGCCGGCTGCTCTGGCTCATTACCCGGAAATAGTCTAAAGTTTTCTCCTAGGACTCTGGCTCTCAGACCAAGCTCCTTGCTTCACTGGTTGGTAAGATGGTTCTGGGCCCTCTTCCTTGAATCACGTCCTTTGCAGTCAGACCGATGTTGGGCCCTTCCTTTATGGTGCTGGGTCAGGGTGTCCCACAGCAGAACCAGGCTGTGTACAGCTCTGTAATTCTCAGGGTTACGGCCCTTCTCATTGTTGCAGTTGGTGCCCAGGACTCTGCTCCCTCACCCACCttttgccccaggccctgtgtcCTGGCGTGCTTCTTTCTCAAGGGCCCTTCCTTTAACCCATCTAGTCCATTGTGTCCCTGCCTCTTTCACTCCTTCCTGCACTATCCCACAGCCCTTGACCATGTCTTTTATATGACCCTCCTCCTGTCGCCGGCTGGATCTTCCCCATCTCCATCCCTGCTGCAGGTGTCCTTCTGTAGCCAATAAATCACTTTGATGTTTTATCTCACCCACTGCCTTTTTGAGTGAAGTATTTTGGAATCTTAGCTCTGGTGCACGTCTTCCACTCCCCAGCAAATGTCTACTATATATTGTAGAAAAtgtgtctctttgggtatgttcCACAaagagtacaggtagttcggaataggaagcctaatccgaactacctagtctgtgccgcgtgtagccgcgggcacagagtccaaactagctggcatttaaaaatggcggcgcccggcaacatgcaaatgaagcctcgggaaattcaaatcccgggcttcatttgcaactccggttgcctacattaaccaccctagttcgaactagggtggtagtgtagacataccctttgtctgtctatttgatcaagaacttctcctaaatcaCTGGTTCTGAAACTTTTCGACATCATGACCCCTTTTTGagttttgaaaaaccctcatgcctccTCACCTCTTCTTTACCATCACCCAACACCCCTTGTAACAAAAAATTCAATTTGTAATTGAAaactaaaaataaacacaaaaagttatttaaaattaaaaataagcacaaatagtgggggtctgggcaggaggggcagggtactcatgggggtcTGGGTGAGGGAGGGTCAGGGACAGCTGGCACCTAGGGGTCCCACAGCTGTGTGCCAGGTCCGGATCTCAGGAAGCATGtgtgctgcttcccctccccccaaaatcagGCGAATTTCCTGAAAAGCTGGGTCTGTCATGCCaccagggacttccttccccctgctgcctgcctgcacagAGAAGAGGGGAGTAGGAATCCCGGGACCGCACCAGCTTCAACTGCTCGGGAAGAGCATGGCCTGCTCCTTCACTCCCCTCAGTAGCCGTGCactgcctgagcagttggagctggcgtgGTCCCGAGATTCTTACTCCCTCCCcgcgcaggcaggcagcagggggaaggaagtccccggcAGCATGACAGACCCAGCATTTCAGGAAATGAACCAGCTGTTTGGGGGACAGGAAGCCACGCACTTGCTTCTTGAGACAATAGCTCTGGCGTGCAGCTGTAGGACTTCCCCACACCTCAGGAAGGCGGCGCTACAGACAATTTCACAGGAGGTAGTGCCAGTACGGGCTCTTTCTTGGGGTGGGGGTGAATTATGGGAGGGCTGGGTTGCTCTGTGCCCCCCTTAGAATTTCTTCATGCCACTCCGGGGGGGTttgcctcccagtttgggaaccaatGACCCAAATGCTAAGAGCTATGGCCACAACAATCTATAGAcaccttcctcttatcataccttAAAACAAAATAACGTGTTGGTTGGATCAGGAAAATGGGCTGTACCTCGAATGGGATTGTGCCCCATACAACCAACCAGAAAAGAGGCAGAATTCCTAAATCTAGTACAGTCCTCAACATTGACCTAATGAAGAAATGCTGAAGAAGACTGAACGAAGCTGAGCCAGAATAAAATAGGATGGACCTGGAGTAGGTGGGCTTCTCAATAAACCTGAgatcaaaaagaaaaaatagaggaatttggagtagtgctttaTTTTGGCACCGTTCAGTTCATGCTTAAGGTTTCAAAACTAGAAGCAAATGTTATTAGAAACAAAATTAACTAAAGCCCCTTTCCAGGTTCAAACATAGCAAGAGTTCAGAATTTACACCAATGAAGAACAAAATACATTtcatggaattcccatttaaaaattatttttaaaaggaacgTTCAAACTATCCTTTTTTCAAGAATTCCAAAATAAGAATTAACGTAATAAAATAACACcgtgtttttgaaaaataaaatcatttaagTAAAGcctgtgcattttccttttatttcaaaaataaacccCGTACTGAAGTGAAGGTCCAAGAAACATTGGGTAAAGTAGCTAGTTAATCACGGCACATTATGGGAAGCACAGATTAGATCCTAGTCTACATCTCAAAAATAAATACGTTGGTCATTAAAGACCAGCAGCACCTATAGAAATACAGCCTGGATAGAAGACACGAGTGACTGAATCCTAGATAAAGCCAGTTTTCTCCAGCTTCTCAGCTCCATGAGGGGTGTAGATGTAATGGAATCCCCCACCCACCACCAATACTTGTAAAATGCAGAAGCAGGATAGGTTAGATTGGAAGAAgcgggggcaggagaaaggcatAAGGTTGGCAGAGGGCGCTCTTTCACAGGGCGGAGGGGTGGCTCAgttgtttgagcattggcctcctCAACACAAGGCTGTTAGGTCAATCCTTGTAGAGGCCTTTtgcagcaaaaatttgtcagggatggtacttggtcctgctgtgaagtcagggactggactcaatgaccattcaaggtcccttccagttgtaggagataagcaatctccaataatttttaaaaaaacttaattTATTGCTGGGATGTGACATAGAGGCAGACgccggtgggaggggaagccagaAGTGGGAGAAGATGGACCTGGGACATCCCAGAGAACTCTGACCGAATCCCAAAGAAAGCcccagggcagagaggcaggcaaTGGGGTCCACATGTCATTATGTTTCCCGGTATCTGGGTGTCCCTTGTGCTGTGGAAAGCAGCGGAATTGTTCTAAGAACCCCAGTTGCAGAGCCGGGCTGTGTTTGCTGTAAGGACCGTGCGCCCCGACAGAGACACGCTGGACGCAGAGGGCTCCCAAAGGGGAGCTCCGGGGAGGTTTTGTTGGAGGCTGAACCAGAGCGCATCCCAGGAATGTGGTGTTTGGCGTTATGGTCTCCGCccccagagggaggggccggAATGGAAGCTGCCCCCTCTGTGTAGGTTTGACCACCGAATGCCTCACGGGCTCAGAATGCGAGAGGAAGCAGGAAGAGCCTGtgagcagccagcccagccctcttGGAGCCGCTCtgcgggggctggggagtggggctgagggtgtCGGATGTTCCTGACACCCAAATGCACCTCTCCTATACTTGTCATTCCCTCAAGTGCAAGGGAGGGAAAAACCCGGCCCAAGGGCCTCCTTCGGCCCCCTGAGCTGCCAGACCCGGCCCATGGGATCCCTTGTCAGGCTGAATGCTGAGAACCTAGATAGGGGGAGGCTTTGCACTCTGTCCCCACCTTCCAAACAGTtccgcagctctcattggctgaaaACTCAGCCAATCACATGCAGCCGGTGCTGAAGAAGCAGTGGGTgacagggggaggggtgtcccgCTGAGCAGCAGCTTCGACCAGAGGGGCTGCCAGAgtagggggggagagaaaggggaggggagggaataaaTGGGGAGGGGTAATTGtatggagggcagtggggggagggaaggagggacggAATCATTGGCTGAGGGATCTCAgaggggaggtagaggcagaaacccagcactcTCCTTAGGCtggaaatgggggtgggaggaagccaaCAGCAAGGTCTAGGGAGGGGAAATACAGGGCGGGTGGGTGCTGGCACTGGGGTGAGGTGGAAGAAGGGCGAGTTGCCGCCCctgagagctgctccagctggcaaGAGGCAGGACACATGGCTCTGGTCAGTAGCCCAGGGAAAACACAATCCCTGGGCAGCCCCATCCAGCTGCCTGCAGCTGCAACCTGCACCCAGCCCTATGTGAGCCTATGGGGGGCGTTGCTGGGCAGA
Protein-coding regions in this window:
- the LOC102451235 gene encoding olfactory receptor 52R1-like, whose product is MSYSNTTEFTNPSTFILQGIPGLEMIHVWISIPFTTMYAIAVLGNFTILFIVKTEPSLHEPMYYFLCMLSVTDLVLTTSTLPKMLSIFWFNSREIKFSACLTQLFFIHWFAAIESGILAAMALDRYVAICHPLRHSTILTHPVVAKIGLAVVLRSCMESLPYPFLVRQWSYCKTNIIAQPYCTHISVVRLACGDTRVSSYYGLFGLFCVLGLDAIFIAISYMQILRAIFRLPTKEARLKTFLTCGSHISVIIIFYIPTLFSSLMYRFGQNFPLHVHVLIGSMYLLLPPMLNPIIYGLKTKQISGRLLWLITRK